The Stratiformator vulcanicus genome has a segment encoding these proteins:
- a CDS encoding SDR family NAD(P)-dependent oxidoreductase: MSETSAETPGDADSPLPGITQFDLTDRVAIITGGSKGLGRAMAAGLASAGADVVLVSRHEDEAVEAAEAIARDFGRKAIGLKADVTHEQAVQSMVERVHTEFGRIDILINSAGINIRGPIDELSFEQFRNVQRVNVDGTWLCSRAVVPHMKHARSGRIINLASTLGLVGLEDRTPYATSKGAVVQMTRALGLELAPHGIAVNAICPGPFLTEMNIPVKDDPQIVQDVVGATACKRWGELPEIQGAAIFLASDAASYMAGSMVAVDGGWTAK; encoded by the coding sequence ATGAGTGAGACTTCTGCTGAAACGCCGGGGGACGCCGATTCGCCACTGCCCGGGATCACGCAATTCGATCTGACGGATCGCGTCGCGATCATCACCGGCGGATCGAAAGGACTCGGCCGCGCCATGGCAGCCGGACTGGCCTCCGCCGGGGCTGATGTCGTACTGGTGAGCCGCCATGAAGACGAAGCTGTGGAGGCTGCCGAAGCGATCGCCCGAGACTTCGGTCGAAAGGCGATCGGCTTGAAAGCGGACGTCACTCATGAGCAGGCTGTCCAGAGCATGGTGGAACGAGTTCACACCGAATTCGGACGCATCGACATCCTGATCAATAGCGCCGGAATCAATATCCGCGGGCCGATCGATGAGTTGTCTTTCGAGCAGTTTCGTAACGTCCAGCGGGTCAACGTCGACGGCACCTGGCTGTGCAGCAGAGCCGTTGTGCCTCACATGAAGCACGCGCGATCAGGACGAATCATCAATCTCGCCAGCACGCTCGGCCTGGTCGGGCTTGAAGACCGAACCCCTTACGCGACCAGCAAGGGCGCCGTCGTGCAGATGACGCGGGCCCTCGGTCTCGAATTGGCACCGCATGGGATCGCGGTCAACGCGATCTGTCCGGGGCCGTTTCTGACCGAAATGAATATTCCGGTCAAAGACGATCCGCAGATCGTTCAAGACGTCGTCGGGGCGACCGCGTGCAAACGCTGGGGCGAACTCCCGGAAATTCAGGGGGCGGCCATCTTCCTCGCCAGCGATGCGGCCTCGTACATGGCCGGCTCGATGGTCGCCGTCGACGGCGGTTGGACCGCAAAGTAA
- the nadB gene encoding L-aspartate oxidase, with protein sequence MTALTLPVRRRYLVQFNPKRVPHMFTDVLILGGGIAGMRAALSIDTKLETVVVTKDAVTESNSSYAQGGIAGVLDPLDEIANHAADTIAAGKGMCDPDVVESVVAEAAERIRELISYGAHFDEINGELALTREGGHSHRRIAHALGDATGWEVMRAVRDAVIQRETIQTWEQTFLLDLLSWDGRCCGALVWNPQHGKTFVWAKSTILCTGGAGRLYRESTNPDIATADGHAAAFRAGAEVRDMELMQFHPTVLYIAGSSRHLISEAVRGEGAFLRNVRGERFMPEYSPQLELAPRDEVSRAITSEMARTNHPCVYLDLTHLDRDLIAERFPNIGKVCREFGLDIASDLIPVRPGAHYMIGGVTVDELGASSLPGLWAAGEVASTGLHGANRLASNSLLEGLVYGRRCGAAASEHALATPDRFSMPPLVAEWPASDDQDDEDIDLDDVRNSLMSLMWRHVGISRNAEGLEDARVQVDFWDRYISSREFQKPRGWELQNMLLVARLMIASAMARQESRGVHFRSDFPEPREDQLDHVSLLAAT encoded by the coding sequence CGACGGTATCTCGTGCAGTTCAATCCGAAACGGGTGCCGCACATGTTCACCGACGTGCTGATTCTCGGGGGCGGTATCGCGGGGATGCGGGCCGCCCTGTCGATCGACACGAAGCTGGAAACGGTGGTCGTCACAAAAGATGCTGTGACCGAGTCGAACAGCAGCTATGCCCAGGGGGGCATTGCCGGCGTGCTCGACCCGCTCGACGAGATCGCCAATCACGCCGCCGATACGATCGCCGCCGGCAAAGGCATGTGCGACCCCGACGTGGTCGAATCGGTCGTGGCGGAAGCCGCCGAACGGATCCGCGAGCTGATTTCCTACGGGGCACACTTCGACGAAATCAATGGGGAGCTGGCGCTGACGCGCGAAGGGGGCCACAGCCACCGCCGGATCGCCCACGCGTTAGGCGACGCGACCGGTTGGGAAGTCATGCGGGCCGTTCGAGACGCGGTGATCCAGCGAGAAACGATCCAGACATGGGAGCAGACGTTTCTGCTCGACCTGCTCTCCTGGGACGGGCGTTGCTGCGGCGCTCTGGTTTGGAATCCGCAACACGGCAAGACGTTCGTGTGGGCGAAATCGACGATCCTGTGTACCGGCGGTGCCGGTCGGCTCTATCGTGAGTCGACCAATCCCGACATCGCAACCGCCGACGGTCATGCCGCCGCGTTTCGCGCCGGGGCCGAAGTGCGGGACATGGAGCTGATGCAGTTTCACCCGACTGTGCTCTACATCGCCGGCAGCTCACGGCATCTGATCTCCGAAGCGGTCCGGGGTGAAGGGGCCTTTCTGCGGAACGTTCGCGGCGAACGATTTATGCCCGAATATTCTCCGCAGCTGGAGTTGGCCCCGCGGGATGAAGTCAGCCGGGCGATCACGTCCGAGATGGCGCGGACGAATCACCCCTGCGTCTACCTCGATTTGACCCACCTCGATCGGGATTTGATTGCCGAGCGGTTTCCGAACATCGGCAAGGTCTGCCGCGAATTCGGCCTCGATATCGCCTCCGATTTGATTCCGGTCCGTCCCGGAGCGCACTACATGATCGGCGGTGTCACGGTCGATGAACTCGGAGCGTCCTCCCTGCCCGGTTTGTGGGCCGCCGGTGAAGTGGCTTCCACCGGGCTTCACGGAGCCAATCGCCTCGCGTCGAACAGTCTGTTGGAAGGACTCGTCTATGGTCGACGATGCGGAGCTGCGGCATCGGAGCATGCCCTCGCCACGCCGGACCGCTTCTCAATGCCCCCGCTCGTCGCGGAGTGGCCGGCGTCAGACGATCAAGACGATGAGGACATCGATCTCGACGACGTGCGGAACAGTCTGATGAGTTTGATGTGGCGTCACGTCGGCATTTCGCGGAATGCCGAAGGTCTGGAGGATGCCCGGGTTCAGGTCGACTTTTGGGATCGATACATCTCGAGCCGCGAGTTCCAAAAGCCGCGCGGTTGGGAACTTCAGAACATGCTATTGGTCGCCCGACTGATGATCGCTTCGGCGATGGCGCGCCAGGAGTCACGTGGCGTTCATTTCCGCAGCGATTTCCCCGAGCCTCGCGAAGACCAACTCGACCATGTGTCCTTGCTGGCTGCTACCTGA